AACCATTCCTTTAAGAGGCAAAGGAAGGGTCGAGGTGTTTCAGGACGCCCCCAACCAGATGGAGGCTTCCAGCGACGAGGACGTGGATGCCAGTGGCATCTCTTAGCGGAGCGGCTTTGGCTGTCACGCTGGGCTTGACGGGGATGACCCTCTTGTCCGGGTGTGCCAAGACAGAGTCCCTGCCCTGGCTAAGCCACTGGAGGGCGCTGAGGATGCAGGGGAAGACTAGGGTTTTGCTGCAGCGCTCGGCTGCCACCAGTGGGAGAGCGTCGCGGGAGATGAGCAGCTGGGCGCCGGGCTTCTCTTCCTGGCCGTTGAGCAGGCGCCAGCTCCTCTGGTTGTCCAGGCAACGGGTGAGCATATTTTCCACAGAGACATTGAAGTTTTGTTGGTCTGAGGGGAGGGAAGGCGTTCGGGGGGGGAAAGGTTACACAATGCTACATTCTTCCAGAATCAAAATGGGTATAATTTAAAATGGCAGATTGTACCGTCAAAGGGAAATCACATGCAGAACCATTTTTTTCACACATTAATAACCAGAACATAAAAGCAACACGTCGGCCATTAGATTTGTGACAATGTTTGCTGGTTTGGACACCATGTTAACACAGCAACATCCTTCTTTGCCCTTCCATTGACAGTGAAGTGAGAACATGCTCACATTTACACCAATGATTAACACAGATCGCGTCGCATAATTACAACGGAAGAGCTATTCATGTCATCATACTAGGCTACTGTTTGATCTGTCAAGCCACAGTCATTGACAACGTAGTTGGTGTATGTTATGCCTGGCTAAAAATCACAATGTGATAGCCTTACCTGCATTACATGATGCAATGGCCTCTGTGATGTTGGGGCAGAACACAGCAAAGTCAAAATGGCATGGCTGAAAACCCAATACAGAAAAAACTAAATCAGTTACAGTTGTCCTACAAACATggcatatatttttatattttagtcatttagcaaacgctcttatccagagcgacttacaggagcaattagtgtTAGAAGCCTTGCTCCAAGTCAGAGATTTCActtagtcggcttggggatttgaaccaacgacctttcagttactggcccactgctcttaaccactaggctagctgctGTCCATACAGTgcgttctgaaagtattcagacccctagacttttcccacatttttttctatttttttttttacaaccttactcaaaaatgtattcaaatgtttttccccccactcacaatactccataatgacaaagcaaaagcatgtctagaaatgtttgtaaattttttaaatctcacatttacgtaagtatttagaccctttactcagtacttttttaaaGCACCTTTGTAAATCGCTGCCAGtagggtcttcttgggtatgaccctacaagcttggcacagctgcatttgggaagtttctcgcattattttctgcagatcccctcaagctctgtcacgttggacgggaagcgtcgctgcacagctattttcatgtctctccagaaatgtttgatcgggttcatgtccgggctctggctgggccactcaaggacattcagagacatgtccagaagccactcctgcattgtcttggctgtgtgccgaGGGTCGTtgtcgtgttggaaggtgaaccttcacccagtctgaggttctgatcgccctggagcaggttttcatctctgtactttgcttcgttcatctttccctcgagcctgactagtctcccagtccctactgctgaaaaacatccccactgagtttgaaggtaggccttgaaatacatcaacaggtacacctccaattgactcaaattatttcaattagcctatcagaagcttctaaagccatgacattttctggaattttccaagctgtttaaaggcagtcaacttaatgcatgtaaacttctgatccactggaattgtgatagtgagttaagtgaaataatctgtctgtaaacaattgttggaaaaagtacttgtgtcatgcaaaatagatgtcctaacctacttgccaaaactatagtttgttaaaaagaaatgtgtagagtggttgaaaaaacaagttttaatgactccaacctaagtgtatgtaaacttccgacttcaactgtatgcatctGTTTacttgtaataaatttgcaaacatttctaaaaacatgttttacctctcaatatggggtattgtgtgtagatggatgaaatAATTGTttctccattttagaataaggctgtaacgtaacaaaatgtccgaatgcactgtatatgacaaTACCATCACTACAGGATGGGCTGACATCATTTGTGATTGCGAAACATTGATTTTGAACGTTTAGTACTTATCGCTGTTGGGCAGTTAACCTAGCCTAGTGTACGCACCACCAGTAACTTAAGCATGGCTGCCGAGTCTCTCTCCCCTGTGGCGTTGAACAGTAGCACTCTGACCACAGGACCACTGAGGAGACATAGGGGGTAGATATACGGTTAGGATACCAGAGATTATCAACTGACAGACTTCGCTTGAATTGCAGAGCTCAACAAATGGTAAGATGCATAGACCACAATTGACAGGACAACACACAGACCTAGTGGAGCACAAACTCACACGTAGATACTGACCCTGTGGTTCTTTCGTGTTGAGCGGCAACCTCGCTGAACCAGCTTACACAGGCCAGCATGCTACGGGTGGTGTGGGCTCCGTCTAGGAAGTAGGTGACTGGGCCATGCTTCAGAGTCTGGGTCCTCCCCGGCCACGCAGTGTCCTCCAGCCCTACCGCCCAAGAGGAAAGCGATGTACTGTTACTGAATACCAAAATGGAACCCTAGCATCTACTGCAGATCTAAAATGATTTGATAAGTGTAAGCAGGAAGTTGCGCTGGGAGGCTTCCTTGGTTGTTGGTGCTGAAACAGGGGAACGAACCATGGACCTTGATATACAGTCCACCTAGTCCTCTGCTATAAAGCCATTAGTAATTCAACCCCCCCACCCTCAAATTCAGAGAAAAACACGTAGTATTTTTAGTATTTTCATGACCTATCAATGCTCAGGTGATTGAGTTCACCCCCGTGGTTTTCACCAGAGGCTGTTATTTTGCAGGTGATTGTGTTCACCCCCATGGGTTTCACCAGAGGCTGTTATTTTGCAGGTGAGTGTGTTGGAGTTGTTCTATTGAACTGACCTTTCGCCATAATGGGGCTTGGCTGGAAGCCAGCGGCCGGCGACACGCCTTTACTCTCGTCAGCGGGGGAAGGGATGCTCTGGTCTACAGGAGAAGAGTAGAAGATGAGGAATACACATGACCTGAAATCAGCACACAATCAAAACATACCATGTCCAACAATCTCACACCTGTATACACCCAGGTTGTTCCTTTACCCTACCACCCACAGACCAGCTTCAAACACTCACTCCGACCTACCAGGAAGGCAGCGTCTCTGTAGCCAACTGTGGCTGAGCTGCAGGGCAAGGGAGGCGTTGGAGCGCTGGTGGTGGCCAGCCAGGCCCAGGCGCAGAGGTCCCGAGTCAGCAGGGTACTCCTCCAGTTCTGGGCACACCCAGAGAGGacactgaggaggaggaagagagagggtaggagaaaGAGTCAAAGTTATTCAAGGACAGTCCAAGGGATAGATATCAACGATCATAATTCACATCAAAGTCCGATATTAtgcaattgtttgtgttattacccTGAAATGTAACATTATTAAACCATTTGCTCATTTACTGCTTGCATATATCATAGAATTCTTACGAGGCTCTTTGAAACTGTCATATGCAAGCCCaggatagtttttttttcttcattaaacgaCTGAGGAAACTTCTGctgactttttaaaaggacattttACTCAAATTAATAAAGTGGGGCACCACTGCTAAATAAATACAGGGGAAACATTGTGCTCATACTTGATTATAGGCCAAGTATCTACAAACAGTCTACAGACAATGTTGTATCTTGTTTTATGACTTCTTTATTGGCTCACCCCAATCTCCTTTGCTCTCTCTTTGAGAACCATCATAGGGCCGTCGGGTTGCTTCACAGTGAAGGCAGGAACTCCTGGCTGAGGAGACACGAGAAATAATTAAATAACGTCAGTAACTCCTGTTTATTTCAGCATAGTCAAATGTTAGCACTTGTGGCTTTCTTGGTGTTTTACTACATGCATTAAACAATCATGCGTCAATTGAGGCTACTTTGTAACATTCTAGAGGTGGTGTTCTGAAAATGTTCTGAGTCAGAATGTATCAAAAGTGCAGCCTTGACAAAGCAAGAGTTAAACTGTACTGCAATCTAACCTTAAAAATGCCCCCTTTCTGCCAGGCAATTTTCTCGATGGTATCCCCCAGTATTGAGGTGTGATCTATACCCAGGGAGGCGATGCCACACACCCACGGCCTCCTGTCAGAAGAGGACATACAGAGCATAGACTACAGAGTTCAGTGGACTCAATGGATCTTCACACAAAATAACTTTGTTTATACAGCAGGGAAAGTGAGTGAGATAAATGGTCTGTAAGTTACTgcatgaattacatttttaatcaGATTTCATGTTAAAGGTAGACTCTAAATGACATAGCCATGTGGTAGAAGTGAGCGACACGCAACACTCTGATCTCACATCATCCGAGCATGTGCACGGGTTCACTTCACGCTGTTAGAGCGTGGTAGCCACGGGAACAAAacagagaagttgagcctcgtgTTTCAATGCTCTTAGTGGTTGCGGAAAATGACCCACTAGGTGGTTTACTTTCTGCATCATagcgctgagtctacctttaactagTTTGTATTAGTTACTTGTTTTGGAAGTGTAACCAGCAGGTGAAGGGTGAGAACAGAAATGAACTGCATGTCAGATCTGCCAGTTCTCGTGTTGGTGACCATCTAATGTAGTACTAGCTCTGATCTGACCATGGAGAGGTCCTACAGGCGAGAATGGGAAAGTACAGGGGCAAGTCAAATTAATCATTTGTCCAGCGTAGAAAATGTATTCCATACATAGTTAGTAGATAAGCATATCAAACCTGAATGCTTGTGCCTACGTCGCACATCTTCTGAAAGTCTTTAGCTCATTTAAAAAAAGGTCTGTTCTCAACAACCCTCTTCAAATAGCACCCaatgtctctctcgctctatcaaCTAACAATAAATGGAGACCTTTCATTGCAAAATGGGGCTGCTGACAAAATGGGAGGCTTGATGAGACAGTCAGTCACGCTTTGTTAATGAGGTCGCACCATAGGACAAAATGGTGGAAGGGCTTGTCAAGTGAGTTCAGTGAGACATTAGGCACACAGCAGTAGTCACTAGAGACTTTGGAACTGAGCCAGGGGGTACAGTGAGGGGAATTAGGGTATGCTGCAGAGGGGGATTCCATGAGAGGGAATGGTTACATCAGCTGCAGCATCATCATAGAGATCTATTTCTAATCAAATTAAAGGCGATTACGGACCATTGAACTAAATCCTGTTTGTTTCCCATCCCATAGGATCCAATTCCATGCTTCTTACCGGATTATGTTTGTGCAGTCGTAGGCTCCACCAATCCCAACTTCAATCACTGCCAAGTCCACCTGCATCACAAGACAATATGGGTGGCTGAGCTCAACCCACATTTCTATTCAGTCATTTCAAGAGGTCAATTGAAAGAATTGATAAGtgccacttttttttattttaccaagaAGAATTGAGTCATGAAATGTAATTAACTTCCTGATTTGACGAGAGTCGATCATCTGACCCTGTGACAGATAGGCCATAAATCTCAGGAGAAATGTTTACCAGTACAGGGTGTGACTCATTAGTAGCCATGAAGATGCCACCACCAATATAAAAGGTCACCACTATGCATTAGTGTCTGCAAAACATGAGGGGCCCCTTGTCTCCTTTTTCATGCCAATCCTATCAGGTGTGTGAAGAAATGAACAAGGACTGAAGGGAAAGGGAGCAACCACCAGCCCCAGACACCCCAGCAACGCTGCACAGGGACACCAGAGGTATGATGGGAATACAGGCCCTGATATGAGAGATGtggtacagtgatccctcgccacttcgcggttcacttatcgcggattcgctatttcgcggattttcataatgcatatttttttttttttttggtgcattgtgctctgcattctgattcgctaaaaactcactcccgcttcttgtatcaaaacatgctacgaattgtgctatcattttgtcgtctcgtgcagttatgtgtacgtacataaaacagcttggcaaatttacattaagttggccaaattatcttgtaatttcgaacatctcctaaacccataatgtcgacgaaacggcctacacgtgagtcactgtatttgtatacatgtaatagttgctaattgtaaaaaaaaaaaaaaagttttctatttcgcggatttcacttatcgcgggtcattttcggaacgtaacccccgcgataaacgagggattactgtacacTGGTTATAGCGACCTACCTTCTCCTGCAGGAAGACGTGGAAGGCCAGGATTGTTAGGAAGCGGAAGTAAGCGGGCATACTCCCCCCGTGAGTGTCCTGagaggggtcaaaggtcaacagGATATTACTATAACAGCTTCGTAGTATCCCTTCAACATCTCAATGAGCAGATATGCAACCTCATTTAAGGGCGACAGCATGGGACATCTACAACAAATCATATGACACTGGTCATTTTAGGACGAGAGGTTTTTCATTTTCTCCCTAAACTCAATTATCAGTTCTAACGGCTAGAGACAGGAATAGTACACAAGGTAAAGTTGGCTAAATTCAGGAAATGGCCCAAACCCAGATGTATAACGGTTACAGGCAAATTGTGAAGGGCCCTGCTATTTTAAATGTATGAGTAGAACTCATTTAGTACATCCAACTTAAAGATATTTGAagaatttattacattttattttctctacAGGAAAAGAAGAGGGAGCAACGTGTCATGGTTGGAGAATGTGTCATATTCTGAAACACATTAAGGACACACCCTTCTCCTCGGAGGTCAAAGACCAGGAGCACAGAAAGCAGAACTCCAAACCTTCACTACAAATGGAATCGGAACCTTTTTCCACAACTACCTTGGTTTCATACAGCCGTCCATACACCTGCCAGAAATATTTTGTGAAGAGTTCTTTGCCGATTGGTTTTCCATTAATTCTTATCCTCTCCCTGACTTGTACCAAATGTGGGGAACTGCAATCGACAGAAAATAATGTGTTAACAGTCAAAAACATGAGTTACAATATATAATTGAGGATTATTAATTCTTAAAAACAGGGGTATGGTAAGCGAACCTTTGCAGTAGAGTAGAAATTCACTGAAACACTTATCAATTTCTTATGACTAAAATGAGTCTCATTTCTCCAATACATCTTCAGAAGGGTTAAAAATCCAAAACATGGGAATGTTTAACTAACACTAAtctaataaaaacagttctgtaagaaTGAGGTTTATGCAGCAGGCTAGGtctaattaataaataaatatatatatatattttttttaaattggtaaAATCATGACGtctgatcttcaggtcggaaagtctgagctctagaaagatgccagagtttctgaCTTGGATGACCGCTCAAAACAAATTTTCCCAGTGGGATCGTTTTTTCTGAGTTCTCAGTTGCCTTGAACGCACTGAAGGCGgatatttccgagttcccagttgtcttgcaCCGcatcatgcacaaatt
The sequence above is a segment of the Salvelinus sp. IW2-2015 unplaced genomic scaffold, ASM291031v2 Un_scaffold16393, whole genome shotgun sequence genome. Coding sequences within it:
- the LOC112080621 gene encoding folylpolyglutamate synthase, mitochondrial isoform X4; its protein translation is MSQERKGSTCAFTEQILRSYGFRTGFYSSPHLVQVRERIRINGKPIGKELFTKYFWQVYGRLYETKDTHGGSMPAYFRFLTILAFHVFLQEKVDLAVIEVGIGGAYDCTNIIRRPWVCGIASLGIDHTSILGDTIEKIAWQKGGIFKPGVPAFTVKQPDGPMMVLKERAKEIGCPLWVCPELEEYPADSGPLRLGLAGHHQRSNASLALQLSHSWLQRRCLPDQSIPSPADESKGVSPAAGFQPSPIMAKGLEDTAWPGRTQTLKHGPVTYFLDGAHTTRSMLACVSWFSEVAAQHERTTGGPVVRVLLFNATGERDSAAMLKLLVPCHFDFAVFCPNITEAIASCNADQQNFNVSVENMLTRCLDNQRSWRLLNGQEEKPGAQLLISRDALPLVAAERCSKTLVFPCILSALQWLSQGRDSVLAHPDKRVIPVKPSVTAKAAPLRDATGIHVLVAGSLHLVGGVLKHLDPSFAS
- the LOC112080621 gene encoding folylpolyglutamate synthase, mitochondrial isoform X2, producing the protein MMVRFSRVFAAFLRQKDWSSKFTTVKCSSTKAEPRLHRMEYQDAVCTLNTLQTNACALEQVRRERGHPQLQLQAMRGFLERAGLVVEELDHLNIIHVTGTKGKGSTCAFTEQILRSYGFRTGFYSSPHLVQVRERIRINGKPIGKELFTKYFWQVYGRLYETKDTHGGSMPAYFRFLTILAFHVFLQEKVDLAVIEVGIGGAYDCTNIIRRPWVCGIASLGIDHTSILGDTIEKIAWQKGGIFKPGVPAFTVKQPDGPMMVLKERAKEIGCPLWVCPELEEYPADSGPLRLGLAGHHQRSNASLALQLSHSWLQRRCLPDQSIPSPADESKGVSPAAGFQPSPIMAKGLEDTAWPGRTQTLKHGPVTYFLDGAHTTRSMLACVSWFSEVAAQHERTTGGPVVRVLLFNATGERDSAAMLKLLVPCHFDFAVFCPNITEAIASCNADQQNFNVSVENMLTRCLDNQRSWRLLNGQEEKPGAQLLISRDALPLVAAERCSKTLVFPCILSALQWLSQGRDSVLAHPDKRVIPVKPSVTAKAAPLRDATGIHVLVAGSLHLVGGVLKHLDPSFAS
- the LOC112080621 gene encoding folylpolyglutamate synthase, mitochondrial isoform X1; amino-acid sequence: MMVRFSRVFAAFLRQKDWSSKFTTVKCSSTKAEPRLHRMEYQDAVCTLNTLQTNACALEQVRRERGHPQLQLQAMRGFLERAGLVVEELDHLNIIHVTGTKGVNVRLHRTNTEKLWFSDWILQEQHEFVHDAVQDNWELGNIRLHSPHLVQVRERIRINGKPIGKELFTKYFWQVYGRLYETKDTHGGSMPAYFRFLTILAFHVFLQEKVDLAVIEVGIGGAYDCTNIIRRPWVCGIASLGIDHTSILGDTIEKIAWQKGGIFKPGVPAFTVKQPDGPMMVLKERAKEIGCPLWVCPELEEYPADSGPLRLGLAGHHQRSNASLALQLSHSWLQRRCLPDQSIPSPADESKGVSPAAGFQPSPIMAKGLEDTAWPGRTQTLKHGPVTYFLDGAHTTRSMLACVSWFSEVAAQHERTTGGPVVRVLLFNATGERDSAAMLKLLVPCHFDFAVFCPNITEAIASCNADQQNFNVSVENMLTRCLDNQRSWRLLNGQEEKPGAQLLISRDALPLVAAERCSKTLVFPCILSALQWLSQGRDSVLAHPDKRVIPVKPSVTAKAAPLRDATGIHVLVAGSLHLVGGVLKHLDPSFAS
- the LOC112080621 gene encoding folylpolyglutamate synthase, mitochondrial isoform X3, yielding MMVRFSRVFAAFLRQKDWSSKFTTVKCSSTKAEPRLHRMEYQDAVCTLNTLQTNACALEQVRRERGHPQLQLQAMRGFLERAGLVVEELDHLNIIHVTGTKGVNVRLHRTNTEKLWFSDWILQEQHEFVHDAVQDNWELGNIRLHSPHLVQVRERIRINGKPIGKELFTKYFWQVYGRLYETKDTHGGSMPAYFRFLTILAFHVFLQEKVDLAVIEVGIGGAYDCTNIIRRPWVCGIASLGIDHTSILGDTIEKIAWQKGGIFKPGVPAFTVKQPDGPMMVLKERAKEIGCPLWVCPELEEYPADSGPLRLGLAGHHQRSNASLALQLSHSWLQRRCLPDQSIPSPADESKGVSPAAGFQPSPIMAKGLEDTAWPGRTQTLKHGPVTYFLDGAHTTRSMLACVSWFSEVAAQHERTTGSVSTLVLWSECYCSTPQGRETRQPCLSYWCHAILTLLCSAPTSQRPLHHVMQTNKTSMSLWKICSPVAWTTRGAGACSTARKRSPAPSCSSPATLSHWWQPSAAAKP